ATCACGTCTCCATACACGGAACCGTCCAGCGAATGGAAGAGGTGAAATCGGACCGGATGTACCGGCAAGAGCGGTATGAAGGAAATTTTCAACGCTCCATTCCTCTCCCGGTATCCGTTAAAAGTGATGAGGCGAAGGCCAGCTATAAAAACGGGGTGTTGGAGATCCGCATCCCCAAGCTGAATCCGGAGAATCGAAGAAGAATCGACATTGATTTCCAATAAGTTCCGTGAAAATGATCTCCCGATGGAATGAGCATGCGCATCACCCTTTCCTCACCCTCTGCTTAAGCGGGGTGGGGGTTTTTTGTGAAGTGGGCAGAATTCTGTAAGGGAACCCTTCGTCATGCTCCTTGTTTAATGTACCCAAATGCGTTAAAGTAAGAATATCCTTTCAGAAAAAAGAGGGAGACCATGGAGAAAAAATTTTGCAGGGAATCAAGGGTTGTAAAAACG
The DNA window shown above is from Thermicanus aegyptius DSM 12793 and carries:
- a CDS encoding Hsp20/alpha crystallin family protein, giving the protein MNLVPFDPFRHLENMKNELDRIFSAGFPGTFSLMDAFRLPRVDVYELEKEVVVRCDLPGIERKEDIHIEVSENHVSIHGTVQRMEEVKSDRMYRQERYEGNFQRSIPLPVSVKSDEAKASYKNGVLEIRIPKLNPENRRRIDIDFQ